The following are encoded in a window of Salinibacter ruber DSM 13855 genomic DNA:
- a CDS encoding nucleotidyltransferase family protein, with protein MHAFLLCAGFGTRMRPVTAETPKSLVTVAGRPLLDHLLDELTAWSALTEIHVAVNHEDAPAFREWAAGHRADLETQGIGLHLHDDGVEAPDDQLGCVGDLRFLLDAVGLPADGALVSGGDSLYRFPLAPLLNAYDGTTNRVLALHEPDPERRAQSSVLQLDGPTVTAVHDDPTGTASTRICPSWLLLSAEGLGAIVPYLDDGGPPDTLGAFLDRLARTHSVQAHRLPQTGHLRLHCNTPDDLEHARKLLRKGPRHVLGPAPVRASLPEPAS; from the coding sequence ATGCATGCCTTTCTTCTGTGCGCGGGCTTCGGCACCCGGATGCGCCCCGTGACCGCCGAGACCCCGAAGTCACTGGTCACGGTGGCGGGCCGCCCCCTCCTCGACCACCTTCTGGACGAGCTCACCGCCTGGTCGGCCCTTACCGAGATCCACGTTGCCGTCAACCATGAAGATGCCCCCGCTTTTCGGGAGTGGGCGGCCGGCCACCGGGCGGACCTGGAGACCCAAGGGATTGGATTGCACCTCCACGACGATGGCGTGGAGGCCCCCGACGACCAGCTCGGGTGCGTCGGGGACCTGCGGTTCTTGCTCGACGCGGTGGGCCTCCCGGCCGACGGGGCGCTGGTAAGCGGCGGCGACAGCCTGTACCGGTTCCCCCTCGCGCCGCTTCTGAACGCCTACGACGGCACCACGAATCGCGTCCTCGCCCTCCACGAGCCGGACCCCGAGCGCCGCGCCCAGAGTAGTGTCCTCCAGCTCGACGGCCCCACGGTGACCGCGGTGCACGACGACCCGACCGGCACCGCCTCCACCCGCATCTGTCCCTCCTGGCTGCTGCTGAGTGCCGAGGGACTGGGCGCCATCGTCCCCTACCTCGACGACGGGGGCCCGCCCGACACGCTGGGCGCGTTCCTCGACCGGCTGGCCCGGACGCACTCCGTGCAGGCCCACCGCCTCCCGCAGACCGGCCATCTGCGCCTCCACTGCAACACCCCCGACGACCTGGAGCACGCCCGCAAGCTCCTACGCAAAGGGCCGCGGCACGTGCTCGGCCCCGCCCCCGTGCGGGCGTCCCTCCCCGAGCCGGCGTCCTGA
- a CDS encoding 3'(2'),5'-bisphosphate nucleotidase, translated as MPAYDRERTVAFRAVQTAAELCQSVRADLDGDVMEKDDRTPVTVADFGSQAVICKALRDAFPDDPVIGEEDSSALRADANADVRAHLLEEVRAHHPDVNPGLVFDWIDHGTDAGYSERFWTLDPIDGTKGFVRGDQYAIALALIVDGRPQVAALCCPHLPSAIDADPPASRGQAFLAVRGEGTVQQPLTPDTDAVPTPIQTSGTTDPSESRFCESFVSSHSSHDLAAQAGERLGITADSIRIDSQAKYAIVARGEADIYLRLPRPDSPDYTERIWDHAAGALAVEAAGGTVTDMHGTPLDFTHGRLLEANTGVVATNGPVHDEVIEALAAAQA; from the coding sequence ATGCCCGCCTACGACCGCGAACGCACCGTCGCCTTCCGTGCCGTTCAGACCGCCGCCGAATTGTGCCAGTCCGTCCGGGCTGACCTCGACGGGGACGTGATGGAAAAGGACGACCGCACGCCCGTCACCGTGGCCGACTTCGGCAGCCAGGCCGTCATTTGCAAGGCGCTCCGGGACGCCTTTCCGGACGATCCCGTCATCGGCGAGGAAGACAGCTCGGCCCTGCGGGCCGACGCGAACGCCGACGTACGGGCCCACCTCCTGGAAGAGGTGCGCGCCCACCACCCGGACGTCAATCCGGGCCTGGTGTTCGACTGGATTGACCACGGCACCGACGCGGGCTACAGCGAGCGCTTCTGGACGCTCGATCCGATTGACGGAACCAAGGGCTTCGTGCGGGGCGACCAGTACGCGATCGCGCTCGCCCTGATCGTGGACGGCCGCCCCCAGGTGGCGGCCCTGTGCTGCCCGCACCTTCCCAGTGCCATCGACGCCGATCCGCCCGCCTCGCGGGGCCAGGCGTTCCTGGCCGTTCGGGGCGAGGGGACCGTACAACAGCCGCTCACGCCGGACACCGACGCGGTGCCCACCCCGATCCAGACCAGCGGCACGACCGACCCGTCGGAGAGCCGATTCTGCGAGTCGTTCGTTTCCTCGCACAGCTCCCACGATCTCGCCGCGCAGGCGGGGGAACGCCTCGGCATCACGGCCGACTCCATCCGGATCGACAGCCAGGCGAAGTACGCCATCGTCGCGCGGGGCGAGGCGGACATCTACCTGCGCCTCCCGCGGCCGGACAGCCCCGACTACACCGAGCGCATCTGGGACCACGCGGCCGGGGCGCTCGCGGTGGAGGCCGCCGGGGGCACCGTGACGGACATGCACGGCACCCCCCTCGACTTCACCCACGGCCGCCTGCTGGAGGCCAACACGGGCGTCGTCGCTACCAACGGGCCCGTCCACGATGAGGTCATCGAGGCCCTGGCTGCCGCCCAGGCGTGA
- a CDS encoding type I restriction enzyme HsdR N-terminal domain-containing protein, which yields MDALNLPTYEFRTQARGDARAIYDPLRDRYVRLTPEEWVRQHFVQYLIQELDVPAGLVAIEAAFRVQGQPRRADVIVHDRQGDPLLLVECKAPRVSIAQDAFDQGARYNIVLQAPYLVVTNGQTHYACAIDFSDQSYTFLDDLPPYDVLLSRADGP from the coding sequence GTGGACGCACTGAATCTGCCCACGTACGAGTTTCGGACGCAGGCCCGTGGGGACGCTCGGGCCATCTACGACCCGCTCCGGGACCGGTACGTCCGCCTGACGCCCGAGGAGTGGGTTCGCCAGCATTTCGTACAGTATTTGATCCAGGAGCTCGACGTGCCGGCAGGCCTGGTTGCCATTGAGGCCGCATTCCGGGTCCAAGGCCAGCCGCGCCGCGCCGACGTCATTGTGCACGACCGACAGGGCGATCCGCTTCTTCTCGTTGAATGCAAGGCCCCGCGCGTCTCGATCGCCCAGGACGCCTTCGACCAGGGGGCCCGCTACAACATCGTCCTGCAGGCCCCGTACCTCGTGGTGACAAACGGCCAGACGCACTACGCCTGTGCCATTGATTTCAGCGACCAGAGCTATACCTTTCTCGACGACCTTCCCCCCTACGACGTTCTCCTGAGCAGGGCGGACGGCCCGTAG
- a CDS encoding lipocalin-like domain-containing protein, producing MTRSVSILAVLAAAVAGLGLGAYWLTASSGEAELQTSVSVSEAMAGDTTGYRRATAPRAFTFPEDYGPHPGYKTEWWYVTGTLSGPDATPYGYELTIFRTGLTPPDEAPDSPPAGWRTNQLYLAHFAVTDGATEEFHAFERFQRGGAGLAGAQSSPFRVWLDDWSMTGPDSSAFPLRLRAQQEGIGIDLALRPTKPRVLQGDRGLSQKGPGGGNASYYYSYTRLATEGTLVLSGDTLSVTGNSWMDREWSTSALGPDQEGWDWFSLQLDDGRDLMYYQLRRTDGTPSRFSEGVIVGPDGATQTLDRSDVSVEVLETWTSPDGTHTYPVDWTLRVPDEDIDLRITPLFPDQELDVSVRYWEGFVRVKGSATGRGYVEMTGYGDSPGSPVS from the coding sequence ATGACTCGTTCGGTCTCGATTCTTGCAGTCCTCGCCGCCGCCGTGGCCGGTCTCGGCCTTGGGGCCTACTGGCTCACGGCCTCGTCCGGCGAGGCCGAGCTGCAGACGTCGGTCTCCGTCTCGGAGGCGATGGCCGGCGACACCACCGGCTACCGGCGGGCCACGGCGCCCCGGGCGTTCACGTTTCCGGAGGACTACGGCCCGCACCCGGGCTACAAGACGGAGTGGTGGTACGTGACCGGCACGCTGAGCGGCCCGGACGCGACCCCCTACGGCTACGAGCTGACGATCTTCCGGACCGGCCTGACCCCGCCGGACGAGGCGCCCGACTCGCCGCCGGCCGGCTGGCGCACGAACCAGCTCTACCTGGCGCACTTCGCCGTCACCGACGGGGCGACCGAGGAATTTCACGCCTTTGAACGCTTTCAGCGGGGCGGCGCCGGGCTCGCGGGGGCGCAATCGTCCCCGTTTCGGGTGTGGCTCGACGACTGGTCGATGACCGGGCCCGACTCGTCGGCGTTCCCGCTCCGCCTGCGGGCCCAGCAGGAAGGCATCGGCATTGACCTCGCCCTCCGCCCCACCAAGCCGCGCGTGCTGCAGGGCGACCGGGGCCTGAGCCAGAAGGGGCCAGGGGGCGGCAATGCGTCGTATTACTACTCGTACACGCGCCTAGCCACCGAGGGGACGCTCGTCCTGTCGGGCGACACGCTGTCGGTGACCGGCAACAGCTGGATGGACCGGGAGTGGAGCACCTCCGCCCTCGGCCCCGACCAGGAGGGCTGGGACTGGTTCTCGCTCCAGCTCGACGACGGGCGCGACCTCATGTACTACCAGCTCCGCCGGACGGACGGCACCCCGAGCCGCTTTAGCGAAGGCGTCATCGTGGGCCCAGACGGCGCAACCCAGACGCTAGACCGCTCGGACGTCTCCGTGGAGGTTCTCGAGACCTGGACGAGCCCGGACGGCACGCACACCTACCCAGTGGACTGGACCCTGCGCGTGCCCGACGAAGACATCGACCTGCGGATCACGCCCCTGTTTCCGGACCAGGAACTCGACGTGTCCGTCCGCTACTGGGAGGGATTCGTTCGGGTGAAGGGATCCGCGACCGGCCGCGGGTACGTGGAGATGACGGGATACGGCGACAGCCCCGGGTCTCCCGTCTCGTAG
- a CDS encoding cation:proton antiporter, translating to MEDLAARGALLVGILIVLSRLTKAALERLNLPDLLGYLFIGMALRLVEGTGLLRFVDGPQVLSFLAQLGIVALLFRIGLECTPKNLLRRLSGATRIWIANITLSLGAVLGVALFLLDWALLPSLFAAVALTATGIGVSVRIWRHTDRLGSAKGALMLDVAELDDLSGVVLLALLTALVPQLQAGLSADLVGPMALTLGLVLGKMALLALGGLLFAQYLEHPLTHWLHDIQPRPDLMISVLGIGLVGAGLAALLGFSAAIGAFFAGLIFSRDPLSVKIDASFDSLSDLFIPFFFLHVGFALDLSLLFGNLGAVLLLFAAAVVGKGLGSFMPVMNRLRPSSALTFAVALVPRSEITLLVMQRGLDLGVVSPDAFAVVVAVVILTMGTVPLALRLLLPPVTTT from the coding sequence ATGGAAGACCTTGCGGCCCGTGGGGCCCTTCTGGTCGGCATCCTGATCGTTCTTTCACGTCTGACAAAGGCCGCACTCGAGCGCCTCAATCTTCCCGACCTCCTCGGGTACCTCTTTATCGGAATGGCCCTTCGCCTGGTCGAGGGAACGGGCCTCCTTCGGTTCGTCGACGGGCCTCAGGTGCTCTCCTTCCTGGCCCAACTCGGGATCGTTGCGCTCCTTTTTCGCATCGGGTTGGAATGCACCCCGAAGAACCTGCTCCGCCGGCTCTCGGGCGCGACGCGGATCTGGATCGCAAACATCACACTGAGCCTCGGGGCGGTGCTTGGCGTGGCGCTGTTCCTGCTCGACTGGGCGCTCCTTCCCAGCCTGTTTGCCGCCGTCGCCCTCACCGCGACGGGAATCGGGGTGTCGGTGCGCATCTGGCGGCATACGGACCGGCTCGGCTCCGCCAAAGGGGCACTTATGCTCGACGTGGCGGAGCTCGACGACCTCTCGGGCGTTGTGCTTCTCGCCCTCCTCACGGCGCTGGTGCCACAGCTCCAAGCCGGCCTTTCGGCCGACCTTGTCGGCCCGATGGCCCTGACGCTTGGGCTTGTCCTCGGAAAAATGGCCCTGCTCGCGCTTGGCGGCCTCCTGTTTGCGCAGTACCTGGAGCATCCGCTCACGCACTGGCTTCACGATATTCAGCCCCGGCCCGACCTGATGATCAGCGTCCTCGGCATCGGGCTCGTGGGGGCGGGCCTTGCGGCGCTGCTCGGATTCTCGGCCGCCATCGGGGCCTTTTTCGCCGGGCTCATCTTTAGCCGAGATCCACTCTCCGTCAAGATTGACGCCTCGTTCGACTCGCTTTCCGACCTGTTCATTCCGTTTTTCTTCCTCCACGTTGGGTTTGCGCTCGACCTGTCTCTTCTGTTCGGAAATCTAGGAGCAGTTCTGTTGTTGTTTGCGGCTGCGGTGGTGGGAAAGGGGCTGGGCTCGTTCATGCCCGTAATGAACCGACTGCGGCCCAGCAGTGCGTTGACCTTTGCCGTGGCCCTCGTTCCGCGCTCCGAAATCACCCTCCTGGTCATGCAGCGCGGGCTCGACCTGGGGGTCGTCTCCCCGGACGCCTTCGCGGTCGTCGTGGCCGTGGTGATCCTGACGATGGGGACGGTCCCGTTGGCCCTGCGGCTGTTGCTGCCCCCCGTAACGACCACGTAG
- a CDS encoding ABC transporter permease — protein MTLLHRSSRRYLTRHPWLMGLSVLGVAIGVAVVVAIDLANTSASRAFELSAETVTGAATHQVVGAGGTLDDDVYRRLRAAGIRPSAPIVEGYGSLERGDRTFQIVGIDPLADAPFRPYLGTGPGSDLDLGTFMTDDVALMSAPTAEAIGLSSGDTLRVGIEGTTHPVVLSGLISPQNERTRRAVANLLVVDVSTAQRLFDQSGRLSRIDLLPPSAGSAQQAYLRRVRESLPDGAQLRRSDTRTETVAQMTKAFDLNLTALSLLALIVGAFLIYNTMTFSVVQRRALIGRLRALGVTRGEVFRLVLGEAAVLGVVGSGIGLLLGIVLASGLVQLLAQTINDLYFVVEVSELSVSAWTLTKGALLGVGTTLVAALPPAQEATAASVSTVLRRSTRESTLRRRAPWWAGFGLLVAAAGSLLLLVTEQSIWAGYGALFCLLVGAAFMIPWAVVGLSNGVRPLLGRAAGVIGRMAARGVVTNLSRTGVAIAALTIAIASTVGVGVMIDSFRGTVTSWLEQSLQADVYVQPPSLVFRRSTATIDSTVARRLRNVEGVEGAYSVRRVTVRASVGRTDLVAVEPGPETADIYQLKAGTPETAWEAVRSGPSVLVSEPYSYRYDVGVGDTLRLQTDRGQQPFAVEGVYYDYGSDLGVALMSRSTYEQFYEDRGVSGLAFAAADTTSVDALISDMRASVAGLQDVLIRSNRALRETSMRVFDRTFTITTVLRLLAIAVAFIGVLTALMALALERRREMGVLRATGMTPPQVGGYLTLQSSLMGAIAGLLSLPLGYVLAYVLVFVINKRSFGWTLQLTVPTDVLVQSLVLAVVAAFLAGLYPTWRMARSNPAVALQGD, from the coding sequence ATGACACTTCTGCACCGCTCCAGCCGGCGCTACCTCACCCGCCACCCGTGGCTTATGGGCCTGTCGGTGCTGGGGGTGGCGATTGGGGTGGCCGTGGTGGTGGCCATCGACCTCGCCAATACAAGCGCGAGCCGGGCGTTTGAGCTGTCCGCCGAGACCGTCACCGGCGCCGCGACGCACCAGGTCGTGGGGGCCGGCGGGACGCTCGACGACGACGTGTACCGGCGCCTCCGGGCGGCCGGCATTCGTCCGTCCGCCCCCATCGTGGAGGGCTACGGCTCCCTCGAACGAGGGGACCGCACGTTTCAGATTGTCGGGATCGACCCCCTCGCCGACGCGCCCTTCCGGCCCTACCTGGGCACCGGGCCCGGCAGCGACCTGGACCTGGGGACCTTCATGACGGACGACGTGGCCCTCATGAGTGCCCCCACGGCCGAGGCGATTGGGCTCTCGTCCGGCGACACCCTGCGCGTAGGGATTGAGGGCACGACCCACCCGGTGGTGCTCAGCGGGCTGATCTCGCCGCAGAACGAACGAACCCGCCGGGCAGTGGCCAACTTGCTGGTCGTGGACGTATCGACGGCCCAGCGACTTTTCGACCAGTCCGGCCGGTTGAGCCGGATCGACCTGCTTCCCCCCTCGGCGGGGTCGGCCCAGCAGGCCTACCTCCGTCGGGTGCGCGAATCCCTCCCGGACGGGGCCCAGCTGCGGCGCTCGGACACCCGGACGGAGACCGTGGCCCAGATGACCAAGGCGTTCGACCTCAACCTGACGGCGCTAAGCCTGCTGGCCCTCATCGTGGGCGCGTTTCTCATCTACAACACGATGACCTTTTCGGTCGTCCAGCGCCGCGCCCTGATTGGGCGGCTGCGGGCCTTGGGGGTGACGCGCGGGGAGGTCTTTCGGCTCGTGCTGGGGGAGGCCGCCGTGCTGGGCGTGGTGGGCAGCGGGATTGGGCTTCTGCTCGGCATCGTGCTGGCGTCCGGCCTGGTGCAGCTCCTGGCGCAGACGATCAACGACCTCTATTTCGTGGTGGAGGTGAGCGAGCTGTCGGTCTCAGCGTGGACGCTGACGAAGGGGGCACTCCTGGGGGTCGGCACCACGCTGGTCGCGGCCCTGCCCCCGGCCCAGGAGGCCACCGCCGCCTCGGTGAGCACCGTGCTGCGCCGGTCGACCCGAGAGAGCACCCTGCGCCGACGGGCGCCCTGGTGGGCCGGGTTCGGCCTCCTCGTCGCCGCGGCCGGCAGCCTCCTGCTCCTCGTCACCGAACAGAGCATCTGGGCCGGGTACGGGGCGCTGTTTTGTCTCCTCGTCGGGGCGGCCTTCATGATTCCGTGGGCCGTAGTGGGGCTGTCGAACGGGGTGCGCCCCCTGCTCGGGCGGGCGGCCGGCGTCATCGGGCGCATGGCGGCCCGCGGCGTCGTCACAAACCTGAGTCGCACCGGCGTCGCGATCGCCGCCCTTACGATCGCCATCGCGTCGACCGTGGGCGTGGGCGTGATGATCGACAGCTTCCGCGGCACCGTCACCAGCTGGCTGGAGCAGTCGCTGCAGGCCGACGTCTACGTGCAGCCGCCGAGCCTCGTCTTCCGCCGCTCCACCGCCACGATCGACTCCACCGTCGCGCGTCGCCTGCGAAACGTTGAGGGCGTCGAGGGGGCCTACTCGGTCCGCCGCGTCACCGTACGGGCCAGCGTGGGGCGCACGGACCTCGTGGCCGTGGAGCCCGGCCCCGAGACCGCCGACATCTACCAGCTCAAGGCCGGCACTCCCGAGACGGCGTGGGAGGCGGTCCGGTCGGGGCCCTCCGTGCTCGTCTCCGAGCCCTACAGCTACCGCTATGACGTGGGCGTGGGCGACACGCTGCGCCTCCAGACGGATCGAGGCCAGCAGCCATTCGCCGTCGAAGGGGTCTACTACGACTACGGCTCCGACCTCGGGGTGGCCCTCATGAGCCGGTCGACCTACGAGCAGTTTTACGAGGACCGCGGCGTGTCCGGCCTGGCGTTTGCGGCCGCCGACACGACCTCCGTCGACGCGCTAATTTCGGACATGCGCGCCTCCGTAGCGGGGCTCCAGGACGTGCTCATCCGGTCGAACCGGGCCCTGCGCGAGACGTCGATGCGCGTCTTCGACCGCACGTTTACCATTACGACGGTGCTGCGCCTGCTCGCCATTGCCGTGGCGTTCATCGGGGTGCTCACGGCCCTCATGGCCCTGGCCCTGGAGCGGCGACGGGAGATGGGCGTGCTGCGGGCCACCGGGATGACGCCCCCCCAGGTGGGCGGCTACCTGACGCTCCAGTCGAGCCTGATGGGCGCCATCGCCGGCCTCCTGTCGCTGCCGCTCGGCTACGTGCTGGCCTACGTGCTGGTCTTCGTCATCAACAAGCGCTCCTTCGGGTGGACGCTCCAGCTCACGGTGCCGACCGACGTCCTGGTCCAATCGCTCGTGCTGGCGGTCGTGGCCGCGTTCCTGGCGGGCCTCTACCCGACGTGGCGCATGGCGCGGTCGAACCCGGCGGTGGCCCTACAGGGGGATTGA
- a CDS encoding ABC transporter ATP-binding protein — MPDASSPLVQLDALTKTYREGEQDRTVLQEVSLRLERGDFSVLMGRSGAGKSTLLNLISGIDQPTSGRVQIGDTDLTGKSETERTRFRRSHVGFVFQSFNLISTLTVGENVRLPLELAGEPPRATKDRARAMLDRVGLADRADQFPDRLSGGEQQRVAVARALAHEPLLVLADEPTGNLDYDTGQAVLTLLSDLVVDTDTTLLVATHDPEVVPRADRVLHLHGGSLHEEVPEYITSGT, encoded by the coding sequence ATGCCCGACGCCTCGTCGCCCCTCGTCCAGCTCGACGCCCTCACGAAGACCTACCGTGAGGGGGAGCAGGACCGCACGGTGCTTCAGGAGGTCTCGTTGCGTCTGGAACGGGGCGACTTCTCGGTGCTCATGGGGCGGAGCGGGGCCGGGAAGAGCACGCTCCTCAACCTGATCAGCGGCATCGATCAGCCCACGTCCGGCCGCGTGCAGATTGGCGACACCGACCTCACCGGCAAGTCCGAGACAGAACGCACACGCTTTCGCCGCTCTCACGTGGGGTTTGTGTTTCAGTCGTTCAACCTGATCTCGACCCTCACGGTCGGGGAGAACGTGCGGCTGCCCCTCGAGCTGGCCGGCGAGCCCCCCCGGGCCACGAAGGACCGGGCCCGGGCGATGCTGGACCGGGTCGGGCTGGCCGACCGGGCCGACCAGTTCCCCGACCGCCTCTCCGGCGGGGAGCAGCAGCGGGTGGCCGTCGCCCGGGCCCTGGCCCACGAGCCCCTCCTCGTTCTCGCCGACGAACCGACGGGCAACCTGGACTACGACACGGGACAGGCGGTGCTCACCCTCCTCAGTGACCTCGTGGTCGATACCGATACCACCCTCCTCGTGGCCACGCACGACCCGGAGGTGGTTCCCCGGGCCGACCGGGTCCTGCACCTCCACGGCGGCTCCCTGCACGAAGAGGTGCCCGAATACATCACGTCGGGGACGTAG
- a CDS encoding DUF5723 family protein translates to MAPKAVHGQSGMRSVKAVSTGGGTSVIDTGPAALYSNPANLTVGPNDHSLEMQLFRVGAYHGGDFYQFEHIDPLFYDNETTLSNDEQKAILDDWFGGDQQTASTYLEVVPLSITHRPSDRSWAVGFGIRGRTVQTSAVNKGLFDVLLRGTGEDRTVPVDGRSRAYATVDLTGAFSYRFSSAPLSVGVSPRVIFGTAFADAALNSQATVSGDSLVHRFDYTARAAGPLSTGLFDTFNAFNDDPVDEVVGGSSGIAGIGGGLDLGATYTVRPGLLVSASITDLGRITWTQDAQTVTPVKDVFRFEGVTLDSDRIDDEYDGATGEYIEDQVDSLAHAAYEDVNRDRSSFSTGLPTTLHVNSTWDQGLVTLNGGASIGLNEDAGAVPSPAALHVGGTLHLGAFPIRAGARFFGTQAVALSGGFGLDLGFYRFDLGASITPSTSTLGSGARYAVSLSLATIRF, encoded by the coding sequence TTGGCGCCCAAAGCCGTGCACGGCCAGTCCGGCATGCGCAGCGTAAAGGCCGTGAGCACCGGCGGGGGCACGTCCGTCATCGACACGGGCCCGGCCGCGCTCTACTCCAACCCCGCCAATCTCACGGTGGGGCCGAACGACCATTCCCTCGAGATGCAACTGTTTCGCGTGGGGGCCTACCACGGGGGCGACTTCTACCAGTTCGAGCACATCGACCCCCTTTTCTACGACAACGAGACGACCCTTTCCAACGACGAGCAGAAGGCCATCCTCGACGACTGGTTCGGGGGGGACCAGCAAACGGCAAGCACGTACCTGGAGGTGGTCCCGTTGTCGATCACCCATCGCCCGAGCGACCGCTCCTGGGCGGTCGGCTTCGGCATTCGGGGCCGCACCGTTCAGACCTCTGCCGTCAACAAGGGGCTTTTTGACGTGCTGCTCCGAGGGACGGGCGAAGATCGGACCGTGCCGGTCGACGGGCGGAGCCGGGCATACGCGACCGTCGACCTTACGGGGGCGTTCAGTTACCGATTCTCATCGGCTCCCCTGTCGGTGGGCGTCTCGCCCCGCGTCATTTTCGGGACGGCCTTCGCGGACGCCGCGCTCAACTCGCAGGCAACCGTGAGCGGCGACTCCCTGGTGCACCGATTCGACTACACGGCCCGGGCGGCGGGCCCGTTGAGCACCGGCTTGTTCGACACGTTCAACGCCTTCAACGACGACCCGGTGGACGAGGTCGTGGGGGGATCGTCCGGAATCGCGGGGATCGGGGGCGGCCTCGACCTCGGGGCCACCTACACGGTGCGGCCGGGGTTGCTCGTCTCGGCGAGCATCACGGACCTGGGCCGGATCACCTGGACCCAAGACGCCCAGACGGTGACGCCCGTGAAGGATGTCTTTCGGTTTGAGGGCGTGACGCTGGACTCGGATCGGATCGATGACGAGTACGACGGCGCAACGGGGGAATACATCGAAGACCAGGTCGACAGTCTTGCTCATGCCGCCTACGAGGACGTGAATCGCGACCGCTCGTCGTTCTCAACCGGCCTCCCCACCACGCTACACGTGAACAGCACCTGGGACCAGGGCCTCGTCACCCTGAACGGGGGCGCATCGATCGGGCTCAATGAAGATGCCGGGGCGGTGCCCAGTCCGGCGGCCCTCCACGTGGGCGGGACGCTCCACCTCGGGGCCTTTCCCATCCGCGCCGGTGCCCGGTTCTTCGGCACACAGGCCGTCGCCCTCTCCGGAGGCTTCGGGCTGGATCTTGGGTTCTACCGGTTCGACCTGGGGGCGAGCATCACGCCCTCCACCTCGACGCTCGGCAGCGGCGCACGCTACGCGGTAAGCCTCTCGTTGGCGACAATCCGGTTCTGA
- a CDS encoding aspartate carbamoyltransferase catalytic subunit, with amino-acid sequence MAASESSAALDRPDGLRHQHLLDLSPYEADEIQYLLDTAQEFREVLDRPIRQVPTLQGTSVASLFFEPSTRTKLSFNLAAGRLSAETVSLSKASSSVTKGETLKDTARNVEAMKVDVVVLRHPSPGAPHFLARCTDSVILNAGDGAHAHPTQALLDVLTMRAHVDSFEDLNVSIIGDITHSRVARSNVQALTTLGATVTLCGPETMLPVEMEAAMDVRTTTRLDAALDGCDIAMALRIQMERQNAGLFPSTREYHRQFGITADHLRRHPDLLIMHPGPVNRGIELTDAVVDHERSIILSQVTNGVALRMAVLYVLAPRREEA; translated from the coding sequence ATGGCTGCCTCCGAATCGTCTGCCGCCCTGGATCGCCCGGACGGGCTGCGCCACCAGCACTTGCTGGACCTCTCCCCCTACGAGGCCGACGAGATCCAGTACCTGCTCGACACCGCTCAGGAGTTTCGGGAGGTGCTGGACCGCCCCATCCGTCAGGTGCCCACCCTGCAGGGCACCTCGGTCGCCAGCCTCTTTTTTGAGCCCTCCACCCGAACGAAACTCTCGTTCAACCTCGCCGCCGGCCGCCTCTCCGCCGAGACCGTGAGCCTCTCGAAGGCCAGCTCGTCGGTTACGAAGGGCGAGACGCTGAAGGACACGGCCCGCAACGTGGAGGCCATGAAGGTGGACGTGGTGGTGCTCCGCCACCCGTCGCCCGGCGCCCCCCACTTCCTCGCCCGCTGCACCGACAGCGTCATTCTGAACGCCGGCGACGGGGCCCACGCCCACCCCACCCAGGCGCTGCTCGACGTGCTCACGATGCGGGCGCACGTCGACTCGTTCGAGGACCTGAACGTCTCCATCATTGGCGACATCACGCACAGCCGCGTCGCCCGCTCCAACGTGCAGGCCCTGACCACGCTCGGGGCCACCGTCACGCTCTGCGGGCCGGAGACGATGCTGCCCGTGGAGATGGAGGCGGCAATGGACGTCCGCACCACGACCCGCCTCGACGCGGCGCTAGACGGGTGCGACATCGCCATGGCCCTCCGCATTCAAATGGAGCGACAGAACGCAGGCCTCTTCCCCAGCACGCGGGAGTACCACCGCCAATTCGGCATCACGGCCGACCACCTGCGCCGCCACCCCGATCTCCTGATCATGCACCCGGGACCGGTCAACCGAGGCATCGAACTGACCGACGCCGTCGTGGACCACGAGCGGTCCATCATCCTGAGCCAGGTCACAAACGGGGTCGCCCTGCGGATGGCCGTGCTGTACGTCCTGGCCCCGCGCCGCGAGGAGGCGTAG